Proteins encoded within one genomic window of Solibaculum mannosilyticum:
- a CDS encoding heavy-metal-associated domain-containing protein, translating to MFKVKTIHKGDEKGEYSHCRVLKIEGMHCEQCAKRLECAFHEHEYMKAKVDFPSQTATVYLKQPVDNGFLIQIVKQAGYHADQVC from the coding sequence GTGTTCAAGGTTAAGACCATCCATAAGGGGGATGAAAAAGGGGAATATTCCCATTGCCGGGTGCTGAAGATTGAGGGGATGCATTGTGAGCAGTGCGCCAAGCGTCTGGAATGCGCATTTCACGAACATGAGTACATGAAGGCAAAGGTGGATTTCCCATCTCAGACCGCTACGGTTTATCTAAAGCAGCCGGTAGACAATGGGTTTCTGATCCAGATCGTGAAGCAGGCGGGCTATCATGCGGATCAGGTATGCTAG